From Oscillatoria sp. FACHB-1407, a single genomic window includes:
- a CDS encoding PhzF family phenazine biosynthesis protein: protein MPTYPFIQVDAFTTRPLGGNPCAVVFEADSLSQDMMQAIAREQNLSETAFVLKSAIADVRARYFTPSEEIPLAGHPTIATIFALIDSGRIQLTQSVTPISLELQVGVIPIEVFARDGKVERIVMTQKQPQFLATYSPEEVMPAFGLTAEDTLPNAPIQTVSTGTPQLMIPVRDLMVLQRAVLNIPLYNDLRAKGDFFSPHLFCTTGVTEAGQTFARQFGSPPDRIEDPFTGSATGGMAAFLWRYGLIAEPCFVAEQGHWMERPGQGFVEVVGPRDQIETVKVGGSAVAVLKGELIL from the coding sequence ATGCCTACTTATCCATTCATACAGGTTGATGCTTTCACGACTCGTCCTTTGGGTGGCAATCCCTGTGCGGTTGTGTTTGAGGCTGATTCGTTGAGCCAAGACATGATGCAAGCGATCGCCCGTGAGCAAAATTTATCTGAAACTGCTTTTGTATTAAAGTCAGCGATCGCTGATGTGCGTGCTCGTTACTTCACCCCGTCTGAGGAGATCCCGTTGGCGGGTCATCCAACAATCGCGACCATCTTTGCTCTGATTGATTCAGGTCGCATTCAACTGACCCAATCCGTCACCCCGATCTCACTGGAGTTACAGGTGGGGGTCATTCCGATTGAGGTTTTTGCCCGTGATGGTAAGGTTGAGCGGATTGTCATGACGCAAAAACAACCGCAGTTTCTGGCAACCTATTCACCAGAGGAGGTAATGCCTGCCTTTGGACTTACTGCTGAGGATACGCTACCCAACGCGCCCATTCAAACGGTCAGCACAGGCACACCACAACTCATGATTCCGGTACGCGACCTGATGGTATTACAACGCGCTGTGCTGAATATTCCGCTGTACAACGATTTGCGAGCAAAAGGGGATTTCTTTAGTCCTCATCTATTCTGTACCACAGGTGTAACAGAGGCAGGGCAAACCTTTGCTCGACAATTTGGTAGTCCTCCCGATCGCATTGAAGATCCATTTACCGGATCTGCAACAGGAGGAATGGCGGCTTTCTTGTGGCGTTACGGCTTGATCGCGGAACCTTGCTTCGTTGCCGAACAAGGTCACTGGATGGAACGCCCCGGACAGGGATTTGTCGAAGTGGTCGGTCCCCGTGATCAGATTGAGACGGTGAAAGTAGGAGGCTCTGCGGTAGCGGTGTTAAAAGGAGAGTTGATATTGTGA